In the Maribacter sp. MJ134 genome, one interval contains:
- a CDS encoding threonine aldolase family protein produces MKVNLISDTVTQPSAGMMDAMMSAKVGDDVFKEDPSVNALEEKVATMFGMEAALFFPSGTMTNQTAIKLHTQPGEQLICDKYAHVFNYEGGGVSFNSGVSCRLVDGHRGMMTAAQVESAINPPDFYHSPLSKLVCIENTTNKGGGACWDFKELERIKAVCEKHDLKYHLDGARLWNALVAKAETPKQYGTMFDTISVCLSKGLGCPVGSVLVGYKDTIHQALRIRKILGGGMRQSGFLAAAGIFALDEHVERLSEDHKKAVEIGSTLQELSFIKKVEPIETNIIIFEIDETHSSSDGFTEKLLRSDIHIISMGQGKLRMVTHMDYTDTMHSYLLERLRNM; encoded by the coding sequence ATGAAAGTAAATCTTATAAGCGATACCGTTACACAGCCTTCGGCAGGAATGATGGATGCTATGATGAGTGCCAAAGTTGGGGATGATGTTTTTAAAGAGGACCCCTCGGTAAATGCCTTGGAGGAAAAGGTAGCTACTATGTTTGGTATGGAGGCCGCTCTTTTCTTTCCAAGCGGTACCATGACCAATCAAACGGCAATCAAACTACATACACAGCCTGGAGAGCAACTTATTTGTGATAAATATGCACATGTTTTTAATTATGAGGGTGGTGGTGTAAGTTTTAATAGTGGTGTTTCTTGTCGCTTGGTCGATGGTCATAGGGGTATGATGACCGCAGCGCAAGTTGAAAGCGCAATAAATCCACCAGACTTTTACCATAGTCCCTTGTCTAAGCTAGTATGTATCGAAAATACTACGAATAAAGGTGGTGGGGCTTGTTGGGATTTTAAAGAACTGGAACGGATTAAGGCAGTTTGTGAGAAACACGATCTTAAATATCATTTGGATGGTGCGCGTTTATGGAATGCTTTAGTGGCGAAAGCAGAGACTCCCAAACAATATGGTACCATGTTCGATACCATCAGTGTTTGTCTTAGTAAGGGATTGGGCTGCCCAGTAGGTTCCGTTTTGGTAGGGTATAAGGATACTATTCATCAGGCACTTCGTATTAGAAAAATTTTAGGTGGGGGAATGCGTCAATCCGGATTTTTAGCTGCTGCGGGAATATTTGCACTAGACGAGCATGTAGAACGTCTTTCGGAAGACCATAAAAAAGCTGTCGAAATAGGGAGTACTTTACAGGAGTTAAGTTTTATAAAAAAAGTAGAACCCATAGAAACCAATATTATTATTTTTGAAATTGACGAAACCCATAGCTCTAGCGATGGGTTTACGGAAAAATTACTACGTTCAGATATTCATATCATAAGTATGGGTCAGGGTAAACTAAGAATGGTTACTCACATGGATTACACGGATACTATGCAT